In Zingiber officinale cultivar Zhangliang chromosome 3B, Zo_v1.1, whole genome shotgun sequence, a single window of DNA contains:
- the LOC122055810 gene encoding pentatricopeptide repeat-containing protein At2g30780-like encodes MARKQLVALLLLRRRFSSLRSSIPRFRSPTLARRPHAAPSGPRWFCSDDISDLRERILLLSESHSEVSKEDKESLRFSVHALADELLALPDGQGLEASLGSGCFPDLLRRPPAGFASVELLSRLQSHPLLALQVFDWRKKLSCEISVLPEEYSKAITLAGRTKNDTLATELFCDAVAAGINETCIYNALMSTCMYNGLTNKAILVFEDLKKDAKCKPTIVTYNILLSLFSRSMLMDHLEKVLKEIEDSELPYTINTYNTVIAAYVTAWRWDKVENIYQSMLEGPIKPDDSTLFLMLRGYAYSGNLEKMEQIYDQVKETVNSQQMTLLRTMICAYTKSSQPDRIKKVEALMKLIPEDEYRAWLNVLLIRMYAQEGLIEVMERLIAEAFQRQTIVTTTGVMLSILSGYFNNNAVDRLAGFLKKAESAGWRLCRSLYHCKMVMYGQQNRLGEMHGVLDEMENFRFDRTRKTFLIMYKAYASTGRRSEAESVFGMMWKHGLGNSDDAFVT; translated from the exons ATGGCGAGAAAGCAGCTCGTCGCCCTCCTCCTACTCCGCCGCCGCTTCTCCTCCCTCCGATCTTCGATTCCCCGTTTCCGAAGCCCTACACTCGCGCGCCGCCCTCATGCTGCTCCCTCCGGACCCCGCTGGTTTTGCTCCGATGATATTTCCGACCTCCGCGAGCGCATTCTCCTCCTCTCCGAGAGCCACTCCGAGGTCTCCAAAGAGGACAAGGAGTCTCTCCGATTTTCCGTTCACGCGCTCGCGGACGAGCTCCTCGCCCTCCCCGATGGCCAGGGTCTTGAAGCTTCCTTGGGCTCCGGATGCTTTCCTGACCTTCTGCGCCGCCCCCCTGCTGGCTTCGCTTCCGTCGAGCTCCTATCGCGCCTCCAATCGCACCCCCTCCTCGCCCTCCAG GTCTTTGACTGGAGAAAGAAGCTGTCTTGTGAGATCTCGGTGCTACCCGAGGAGTACTCCAAGGCGATCACCCTGGCCGGACGCACTAAGAATGATACGCTCGCAACCGAGCTCTTTTGCGACGCAGTAGCTGCTGGCATCAATGAGACCTGCATCTACAATGCGCTCATGTCCACCTGCATGTACAATGGCCTCACGAATAAAGCGATCCTCGTGTTTGAAGATTTGAAGAAGGATGCCAAGTGCAAGCCCACGATTGTCACCTACAACATTCTCCTTTCATTGTTTTCTCGTTCCATGCTTATGGATCATTTGGAGAAAGTCCTCAAAGAGATTGAGGACTCAGAGCTTCCCTACACCATCAATACCTATAATACTGTCATTGCTGCGTATGTTACGGCATGGAGGTGGGACAAAGTGGAGAATATATACCAATCTATGTTGGAAGGGCCAATCAAGCCTGATGATAGCACCCTTTTTCTGATGTTGAGGGGTTATGCCTACTCAGGGAATTTAGAGAAGATGGAGCAGATTTATGATCAAGTAAAGGAGACTGTTAATAGTCAGCAGATGACTTTGCTCCGAACAATGATATGTGCCTATACTAAGAGTTCTCAACCTGAtcgaatcaaaaaggtggaagctttGATGAAGTTAATACCAGAGGATGAATATAGGGCTTGGCTCAATGTGCTTTTGATCAGGATGTATGCACAGGAAGGCTTGATTGAGGTTATGGAAAGATTAATAGCTGAGGCATTCCAGCGACAAACTATAGTGACTACTACAGGAGTGATGCTGTCGATCCTTTCCGGTTACTTCAACAATAATGCAGTGGACCGACTAGCTGGATTCCTTAAAAAGGCAGAGTCTGCTGGGTGGCGGCTTTGCCGGTCATTGTACCACTGCAAGATGGTGATGTATGGGCAGCAGAACCGCTTGGGTGAGATGCATGGGGTTTTGGATGAGATGGAGAATTTTAGATTTGACCGAACAAGGAAAACATTTCTGATTATGTACAAGGCATATGCTAGCACAGGAAGGAGATCAGAGGCAGAGTCAGTCTTTGGCATGATGTGGAAACATGGTTTGGGAAATTCTGATGATGCTTTTGTTACTTGA
- the LOC121968060 gene encoding peptide methionine sulfoxide reductase B5-like, whose amino-acid sequence MRPLRQSPFFRRVGRNSAVMASTVSVQKTEEEWRAILSPEQFRILRLKGTEARGTGEYNKLYAGGAYNCAGCQTPLYKSTTKFDSGCGWPAFYEGLPGAINRSPDPDGRRTEITCVACGGHLGHVFKGEGFGTPTDERHCVNSVSIKFIPANENK is encoded by the exons ATGCGTCCCCTTCGACAATCCCCATTCTTTCGCCGAGTTGGGAGGAACAGTGCGGTGATGGCGTCCACGGTGTCCGTGCAGAAGACCGAGGAGGAGTGGAGAGCGATCCTCTCGCCGGAGCAGTTCCGGATCCTTCGCCTCAAGGGGACTGA GGCTCGTGGTACAGGAGAGTACAACAAGTTGTATGCTGGCGGTGCTTACAACTGTGCCGGTTGTCAAACACCGCTCTACAAATCCACAACTAAGTTCGATTCTGGTTGCGGCTGGCCAGCTTTTTACGAGGGTCTACCCGGAGCCATAAATCGCTCG CCCGATCCCGATGGACGGAGAACTGAAATCACTTGCGTAGCTTGTGGCGGGCACTTGGGTCATGTTTTTAAAGGGGAAGGATTCGGGACTCCTACAGATGAGCGACACTGCGTCAACAGCGTCTCCATCAAATTTATTCCTGCCAACGAGAACAAGTAG
- the LOC122054655 gene encoding uncharacterized protein LOC122054655 encodes MGSVFAGAISSVFLVLNSPLIIDPSVVLVHFFLVRLEGPSSLTADDHTDRSRRFAIERYMDFKEVFASLQEIFPQVDLRILKAVAIEHPSDVDAAAESILVEILPSIVSFHEASSTPPDANEVAHASTSTEKHKQPMFCEHQEEKETTNHLSDKDPVVWENTVSSCGSSSVNTGSSCIVETGARDSQVSLANYSRELEYPTSDINALEEVNTNSSSEGNVKENELDLNHGGVLPSNPLFEQFVDALNDISQDDIVPIGSSNLAQEDECPSGQHVIQPSIEKSHTASDDMHETSQALCDKIAISFRYEHQQLKKLDINLNSIDQHPQLESLDIDLNSIAKEQIMSGGSYILDGSMEQSGFPVQPLNTLNFSELVTYDSVLDYDTSGPCIKAYEIEDSEGRAVSEFATVTSAFEKPLSKFSDKGATEFISSENGLLPTNDNPPTLLTRSGHFVDIELLAGMISDAKDKKDSLLSAVELTGNLMRDVELLEERSKHAKEAASNAGEDILSKTEELKISVVHAKEENDKLGGIIYGEKAILATEAQELQSRLLSLSNERNKSLSVIEEIHQTLMARITALNEEIAASEQEKLEKEAAAQRVLSEQEVIMASIVEESKKLQEEVEKNSKFREFLMDRGCMVDILQGEIAIICEDVMLLKERLDTGLPLGRSLRGMPSSLSASSGSSHSRSKHSSLDVPLELEGSTETLSIHNNIVVTPSSTEQAKLVTKHPLQSNFLGCDIRSASVTDNDGWEFLKDDMF; translated from the exons ATGGGTTCAGTTTTCGCTGGCGCGATTTCCTCGGTTTTCTTAGTGCTCAATAGTCCATTAATCATCGACCCATCCGTCGTGCTGGTTCATTTCTTCCTCGTTCGACTCGAAGGGCCTTCCTCGCTCACCGCCGACGATCATACCGATCGATCCC GGCGGTTTGCGATTGAGCGATACATGGATTTCAAGGAGGTTTTTGCATCTTTGCAAGAAATTTTTCCACAG GTTGATTTGCGAATATTGAAAGCTGTTGCTATTGAGCATCCTAGTGATGTTGATGCTGCAGCTGAATCTATTCTTGTAGAAATTCTACCATCTATTGTCTCTTTTCACGAAGCATCATCCACTCCACCAGATGCAAATGAAGTGGCTCATGCCTCAACTTCAA CTGAAAAGCATAAGCAGCCTATGTTTTGTGAACATCAAGAAGAGAAAGAAACTACAAATCATCTGTCAGACAAAGATCCAGTTGTTTGGGAAAATACAGTTTCGAGTTGTGGTTCAAGCTCTGTTAATACTGGGTCATCATGCATTGTGGAAACAGGTGCTAGAGATTCACAGGTTAGCCTTGCAAATTACTCAAGGGAACTGGAGTATCCAACATCTGATATTAATGCTTTAGAGGAAGTAAATACAAATTCCAGCTCTGAAGGAAATGTTAAAGAGAATGAACTTGATCTAAACCATGGCGGAGTTCTTCCTTCAAATCCATTGTTTGAACAGTTTGTGGATGCTCTTAATGATATAAGCCAGGACGATATTGTTCCCATTGGTAGTTCCAATCTTGCACAGGAAGATGAATGTCCTTCAGGGCAACATGTCATACAACCATCAATTGAAAAATCACATACTGCATCTGATGATATGCATGAAACTTCTCAAGCATTATGTGATAAAATCGCTATATCATTTAGATATGAACATCAACAATTGAAAAAATTGGATATCAATTTGAATTCTATTGATCAACATCCGCAATTGGAATCACTGGATATTGATTTGAATTCCATAGCCAAGGAGCAAATTATGAGTGGTGGGAGCTACATTTTAGATGGTTCCATGGAACAATCTGGATTTCCAGTTCAGCCTCTGAATACTCTGAACTTCTCTGAATTGGTAACATATGATTCTGTTTTAGATTACGATACCTCAGGTCCATGTATTAAAGCTTATGAAATAGAGGATTCTGAGGGTCGCGCTGTCAGTGAGTTTGCAACTGTCACAAGTGCATTTGAAAAGCCACTCTCTAAGTTTTCTGATAAGGGTGCCACTGAATTTATATCTTCTGAGAATGGGTTGCTACCTACTAATGACAATCCACCAACTCTGCTTACACGATCAGGTCATTTTGTCGATATTGAATTGCTTGCGGGTATGATTTCTGATGCTAAAGACAAAAAG GATAGTCTGTTATCTGCTGTGGAATTAACTGGTAATTTGATGAGAGATGTGGAACTTCTTGAGGAGAGGAGCAAGCATGCTAAAGAGGCAGCCTCTAATGCTGGCGAAGATATTCTTTCGAAGACTGAGGAACTTAAGATAAGTGTAGTACATGCAAAGGAAGAAAATGACAAG CTTGGCGGAATTATTTATGGTGAGAAAGCTATATTAGCTACTGAAGCCCAAGAACTCCAGTCCAGACTACTCAGTTTGTCAAATGAAAGGAATAAATCTCTTTCCGTGATTGAGGAG ATTCATCAAACCCTCATGGCACGCATAACTGCTTTGAATGAGGAAATCGCAGCATCTGAACAAGAGAAGCTTGAGAAGGAAGCTGCAGCTCAGAGGGTTCTTAGCGAACAGGAAGTCATCATGGCTTCTATAGTGGAAGAGTCGAAAAAGCTGCAAGAAGAAGTGGAAAAGAACTCCAAG TTTAGGGAATTTTTGATGGATCGTGGCTGCATGGTCGATATACTCCA AGGTGAAATTGCTATCATCTGTGAAGACGTTATGCTGCTGAAAGAAAGACTCGATACTGGTTTACCTTTAGGTCGATCTCTGCGAGGGATGCCTTCCAGCTTGTCTGCTTCTTCAGGCTCATCACACAGCAGGAGCAAACACTCGTCGTTGGACGTGCCACTTGAGCTAGAAGGTAGCACAGAGACCCTTTCGATTCACAACAACATCGTCGTGACACCTTCAAGCACCGAGCAAGCCAAGCTGGTGACTAAACATCCCCTTCAAAGCAATTTCCTTGGCTGCGACATTCGCAGCGCATCTGTCACTGACAATGACGGctgggaatttttaaaagatgatATGTTCTGA
- the LOC122055811 gene encoding cathepsin B-like protease 2 has translation MTSRRLISLFLLFVLAMALHRQQQVMAAKPMPQLRSESKIIQDSIIEKINANPEAGWKASINPRLENYTVEQFKHILGVKPMPSNEVMVLPTKTYPKSLNLPKEFDARKAWPQCSTIGKILDQGHCGSCWAFGAVESLSDRFCIHFGINISLSVNDLLSCCGFLCGYGCDGGYTLRAWKYFVRHGVVTDKCDPYFDDIGCAHPGCEPLYPTPKCERKCKVDDLIWRENKRFGVDAYRVNSNPEDIMAEIYTNGPVEVDFTVYEDFAHYQSGVYKHLTGYPMGGHAVKLIGWGTSEEGEDYWLIANSWNTEWGEDGYFKITRGMNECGIEANVVAGMPSTKNLAVNYASDDSEGDASS, from the exons ATGACGTCCCGGCGCTTGATTTCCTTGTTCCTCCTGTTTGTTTTGGCCATGGCGCTTCATCGCCAGCAGCAG GTGATGGCAGCTAAGCCGATGCCTCAGCTCAGGTCAGAGTCAAAGATCATTCAG GATTCAATCATTGAAAAAATTAATGCTAACCCTGAAGCTGGATGGAAAGCTTCCATTAATCCTCGTCTCGAAAACTATACG GTTGAGCAATTCAAGCATATTCTCGGGGTTAAGCCTATGCCTTCCAATGAGGTGATGGTTCTTCCTACAAAGACCTATCCAAAATCTTTAAACCTTCCCAAGGAATTTGATGCAAGAAAAGCTTGGCCCCAGTGTAGCACAATTGGAAAAATACTCG ACCAG GGCCACTGTGGTTCTTGCTGGGCTTTTGGTGCCGTAGAATCACTTTCTGATCGCTTCTGCATTCACTTTGGCATT AATATTTCTCTTTCGGTTAATGACCTTTTGTCATGCTGTGGGTTTTTATGTGGATATGGCTGTGATGGAGGGTATACTCTACGCGCATGGAAATACTTTGTGCGCCATGGCGTGGTTACTGATAAG TGTGACCCCTATTTTGATGACATTGGATGTGCTCATCCGGGATGTGAACCTCTATATCCAACTCCCAAATGTGAAAGAAAGTGTAAAGTCGATGACCTCATCTGGCGGGAAAATAAGCGTTTTGGAGTCGATGCATATAGAGTAAACTCGAATCCAGAGGATATCATGGCCGAGATCTACACAAATGGACCTGTGGAAGTTGATTTCACAGTTTATGAG GATTTTGCTCACTACCAGTCAGGAGTCTACAAGCACCTCACAGGTTACCCGATGGGTGGTCATGCTGTGAAGCTGATCGGATGGGGAACCAGCGAGGAGGGTGAAGACTACTGG CTTATTGCAAACTCATGGAACACAGAATGGGGTGAG GATGGTTACTTCAAGATTACAAGGGGAATGAACGAGTGCGGTATCGAGGCGAATGTTGTTGCGGGGATGCCTTCGACGAAGAACTTGGCCGTCAATTATGCTTCTGATGATTCAGAAGGTGATGCCAGTTCTTAA
- the LOC122055813 gene encoding glutamate--tRNA ligase, cytoplasmic-like isoform X1: MELSVSFPVDNPPLSVIAAAKIAGIALSTDASLPPGSDPILRLASGEVLQGTNTLLWHIGSIATLPSFYGPDRLEAEQIDKWLEFSSVFLSGSEFENACAHVDGHLILRTLLVGFNVSIADIAIWSALAGTGQRWESLRKSKKHQNLVRWFNSILAEYGDALNEVTAAYVGKRGLGKVPAAKEIVGSGNSKDSSAGVLQKENTTGFEIDLPGAKVGEVCLRFAPEPSGYLHIGHSKAALLNKYFAERYQGRLLIRFDDTNPSKESSEFVDNLLKDIETLDIKYEKVTYTSDYFDDLMKMAEKLILEGKAYADDTPREQMQKERMDGIDSRCRNNTVEENMAMWKEMIAGSERGLQCCVRGRLDMQDPNKSLRDPVYYRCNLDSHHRIGSKYKVYPTYDFACPFVDSVEGITHALRASEYHDRNAQYHRILQDMGLRDVQIYEFSRLNMVYTLLSKRKLLWFVQNGKVDGWDDPRFPTVQGIVRRGLKIEALIQFILQQGASKNLNLMEWDKLWTINKKIIDPVCPRHTAVIEEKSVILILENGPEKPFVRIIPRHKKYEPAGQKATTYTNRIWLDYADASSITEGEEVTLMDWGNAIVKEIKKEDGNITHLVGVLHPEGSVKTTKLKLTWLPDTEELVHLSLLEFDYLIKKKKLEEGEDFLDNLNPCTKHETLALGDANIRNLKRGEIIQLERKGYYRCDVPFLRPSKRIVLLAIPDGRQQASLNSSR; this comes from the exons ATGGAGCTGAGCGTCTCTTTCCCTGTGGACAACCCGCCGCTGTCGGTGATCGCTGCTGCTAAGATCGCTGGAATCGCGCTCTCAACCGATGCTTCCCTCCCTCCCGGCTCCGATCCTATCCTTCGCCTTGCTTCTGG GGAGGTTTTACAAGGTACTAACACTCTGCTCTGGCACATTGGTAGTATTGCAACTCTTCCTAGCTTTTATGGCCCGGACAGATTGGAAGCTGAGCAG ATTGATAAATGGCTTGAGTTTTCCTCAGTCTTTCTGTCTGGTTCGGAATTTGAGAATGCCTGTGCACATGTTGATGGACATCTTATTTTGAGGACCTTGCTGGTTGGTTTTAATGTGTCCATTGCTGACATTGCAATATGGTCTGCGCTTGCAG GCACTGGCCAAAGGTGGGAAAGCCTTAGAAAATCAAAAAAGCACCAGAACTTGGTTCGCTGGTTTAATTCAATATTAGCTGAATATGGAGATGCTCTAAATGAAGTCACTGCTGCATATGTCGGCAAGAGGGGATTAGGAAAGGTTCCTGCAGCTAAGGAAATTGTGGGCAGTGGCAATTCAAAAGACTCAAGTGCAGGGGTTCTGCAGAAGGAAAATACAACTGGCTTTGAAATAGATCTTCCTGGTGCTAAAGTAGGAGAAGTATGCTTGCGATTTGCTCCTGAGCCTAGTGGGTATCTTCATATTGGACATTCAAAGGCTGCTTTGCTGAACAAATACTTTGCCGAGAGGTATCAAGGGCGGCTACTAATCCGCTTTGATGACACTAATCCATCGAAAGAAAGCAGTGAATTTGTGGATAATCTTTTGAAGGATATTGAAACATTGGATATCAAGTATGAAAAGGTTACTTACACATCAGATTACTTTGATGATTTGATGAAAATGGCTGAGAAACTGATCCTTGAGGGAAAAGCTTATGCGGATGATACACCCAGGGAACAAATGCAAAAGGAGAGGATGGATGGGATTGATTCAAGGTGCAGGAACAACACTGTAGAGGAGAATATGGCAATGTGGAAGGAGATGATTGCAGGTTCAGAGAGAGGTTTACAATGCTGTGTAAGGGGTAGGCTGGATATGCAAGACCCTAACAAGTCCCTTCGAGATCCTGTTTATTATCGCTGCAATTTGGATTCTCACCACCGTATTGGATCTAAATATAAGGTGTATCCAACTTATGACTTTGCTTGCCCATTTGTTGATTCTGTTGAGGGTATTACACATGCTCTTCGAGCAAGTGAGTATCATGATCGCAATGCACAGTATCACCGCATTCTTCAGGACATGGGTCTGCGAGATGTCCAAATATATGAATTTAGCCGATTGAACATGGTTTATACACTTCTTAGCAAGAGAAAGCTTCTTTGGTTTGTTCAAAATGGGAAGGTAGATGGGTGGGATGATCCACGCTTCCCGACTGTCCAAGGGATTGTGCGTAGAGGCCTAAAGATCGAGGCGCTCATACAGTTCATTCTTCAACAG GGTGCCTCTAAGAATCTCAACTTGATGGAATGGGATAAGTTGTGGACCATCAATAAGAAGATAATCGATCCTGTTTGCCCAAGACACACTGCTGTCATTGAAGAGAAGAGTGTAATATTGATCCTTGAAAATGGACCAGAGAAACCTTTTGTTAGGATTATACCTAGACATAAGAAATATGAGCCTGCAGGCCAGAAGGCCACAACCTATACAAACAGAATATGGTTAGACTATGCTGATGCATCATCAATCACAGAGGGTGAGGAGGTCACATTAATGGATTGGGGAAATGCAATTGTaaaagaaatcaagaaggaagATGGAAATATAACCCATTTGGTTGGCGTTCTCCACCCTGAAGGCTCAGTGAAAACAACAAAGTTGAAGCTAACTTGGCTTCCTGATACTGAAGAATTGGTTCACCTTTCTCTTCTTGAATTCGACTAcctgataaaaaagaaaaag CTTGAAGAAGGGGAAGACTTTCTCGACAATTTAAATCCCTGCACAAAGCATGAAACCCTGGCTCTCGGAGATGCTAACATACGTAACCTGAAGCGAGGCGAGATAATCCAGCTTGAAAGGAAAGGCTACTACAGGTGCGATGTGCCGTTCTTACGTCCTTCCAAACGCATTGTGCTATTGGCAATTCCTGACGGGCGACAGCAGGCATCCCTAAATTCATCTAGGTGA
- the LOC122055813 gene encoding glutamate--tRNA ligase, cytoplasmic-like isoform X2: MELSVSFPVDNPPLSVIAAAKIAGIALSTDASLPPGSDPILRLASGIATLPSFYGPDRLEAEQIDKWLEFSSVFLSGSEFENACAHVDGHLILRTLLVGFNVSIADIAIWSALAGTGQRWESLRKSKKHQNLVRWFNSILAEYGDALNEVTAAYVGKRGLGKVPAAKEIVGSGNSKDSSAGVLQKENTTGFEIDLPGAKVGEVCLRFAPEPSGYLHIGHSKAALLNKYFAERYQGRLLIRFDDTNPSKESSEFVDNLLKDIETLDIKYEKVTYTSDYFDDLMKMAEKLILEGKAYADDTPREQMQKERMDGIDSRCRNNTVEENMAMWKEMIAGSERGLQCCVRGRLDMQDPNKSLRDPVYYRCNLDSHHRIGSKYKVYPTYDFACPFVDSVEGITHALRASEYHDRNAQYHRILQDMGLRDVQIYEFSRLNMVYTLLSKRKLLWFVQNGKVDGWDDPRFPTVQGIVRRGLKIEALIQFILQQGASKNLNLMEWDKLWTINKKIIDPVCPRHTAVIEEKSVILILENGPEKPFVRIIPRHKKYEPAGQKATTYTNRIWLDYADASSITEGEEVTLMDWGNAIVKEIKKEDGNITHLVGVLHPEGSVKTTKLKLTWLPDTEELVHLSLLEFDYLIKKKKLEEGEDFLDNLNPCTKHETLALGDANIRNLKRGEIIQLERKGYYRCDVPFLRPSKRIVLLAIPDGRQQASLNSSR; this comes from the exons ATGGAGCTGAGCGTCTCTTTCCCTGTGGACAACCCGCCGCTGTCGGTGATCGCTGCTGCTAAGATCGCTGGAATCGCGCTCTCAACCGATGCTTCCCTCCCTCCCGGCTCCGATCCTATCCTTCGCCTTGCTTCTGG TATTGCAACTCTTCCTAGCTTTTATGGCCCGGACAGATTGGAAGCTGAGCAG ATTGATAAATGGCTTGAGTTTTCCTCAGTCTTTCTGTCTGGTTCGGAATTTGAGAATGCCTGTGCACATGTTGATGGACATCTTATTTTGAGGACCTTGCTGGTTGGTTTTAATGTGTCCATTGCTGACATTGCAATATGGTCTGCGCTTGCAG GCACTGGCCAAAGGTGGGAAAGCCTTAGAAAATCAAAAAAGCACCAGAACTTGGTTCGCTGGTTTAATTCAATATTAGCTGAATATGGAGATGCTCTAAATGAAGTCACTGCTGCATATGTCGGCAAGAGGGGATTAGGAAAGGTTCCTGCAGCTAAGGAAATTGTGGGCAGTGGCAATTCAAAAGACTCAAGTGCAGGGGTTCTGCAGAAGGAAAATACAACTGGCTTTGAAATAGATCTTCCTGGTGCTAAAGTAGGAGAAGTATGCTTGCGATTTGCTCCTGAGCCTAGTGGGTATCTTCATATTGGACATTCAAAGGCTGCTTTGCTGAACAAATACTTTGCCGAGAGGTATCAAGGGCGGCTACTAATCCGCTTTGATGACACTAATCCATCGAAAGAAAGCAGTGAATTTGTGGATAATCTTTTGAAGGATATTGAAACATTGGATATCAAGTATGAAAAGGTTACTTACACATCAGATTACTTTGATGATTTGATGAAAATGGCTGAGAAACTGATCCTTGAGGGAAAAGCTTATGCGGATGATACACCCAGGGAACAAATGCAAAAGGAGAGGATGGATGGGATTGATTCAAGGTGCAGGAACAACACTGTAGAGGAGAATATGGCAATGTGGAAGGAGATGATTGCAGGTTCAGAGAGAGGTTTACAATGCTGTGTAAGGGGTAGGCTGGATATGCAAGACCCTAACAAGTCCCTTCGAGATCCTGTTTATTATCGCTGCAATTTGGATTCTCACCACCGTATTGGATCTAAATATAAGGTGTATCCAACTTATGACTTTGCTTGCCCATTTGTTGATTCTGTTGAGGGTATTACACATGCTCTTCGAGCAAGTGAGTATCATGATCGCAATGCACAGTATCACCGCATTCTTCAGGACATGGGTCTGCGAGATGTCCAAATATATGAATTTAGCCGATTGAACATGGTTTATACACTTCTTAGCAAGAGAAAGCTTCTTTGGTTTGTTCAAAATGGGAAGGTAGATGGGTGGGATGATCCACGCTTCCCGACTGTCCAAGGGATTGTGCGTAGAGGCCTAAAGATCGAGGCGCTCATACAGTTCATTCTTCAACAG GGTGCCTCTAAGAATCTCAACTTGATGGAATGGGATAAGTTGTGGACCATCAATAAGAAGATAATCGATCCTGTTTGCCCAAGACACACTGCTGTCATTGAAGAGAAGAGTGTAATATTGATCCTTGAAAATGGACCAGAGAAACCTTTTGTTAGGATTATACCTAGACATAAGAAATATGAGCCTGCAGGCCAGAAGGCCACAACCTATACAAACAGAATATGGTTAGACTATGCTGATGCATCATCAATCACAGAGGGTGAGGAGGTCACATTAATGGATTGGGGAAATGCAATTGTaaaagaaatcaagaaggaagATGGAAATATAACCCATTTGGTTGGCGTTCTCCACCCTGAAGGCTCAGTGAAAACAACAAAGTTGAAGCTAACTTGGCTTCCTGATACTGAAGAATTGGTTCACCTTTCTCTTCTTGAATTCGACTAcctgataaaaaagaaaaag CTTGAAGAAGGGGAAGACTTTCTCGACAATTTAAATCCCTGCACAAAGCATGAAACCCTGGCTCTCGGAGATGCTAACATACGTAACCTGAAGCGAGGCGAGATAATCCAGCTTGAAAGGAAAGGCTACTACAGGTGCGATGTGCCGTTCTTACGTCCTTCCAAACGCATTGTGCTATTGGCAATTCCTGACGGGCGACAGCAGGCATCCCTAAATTCATCTAGGTGA
- the LOC122055814 gene encoding transcription factor MYB61-like, with protein sequence MGRHSCCHKQKLRRGLWSPEEDEKLLDHITKFGHGCWSSVPKVAGLQRCGKSCRLRWINYLRPDLKRGMFSEEEERLIVELHGMLGNRWSQIASRLPGRTDNEIKNYWNSNIKKKMKQNGIDPDTHKPLKQDNKVTATEQGFSNHPLGQQPPLWFELMNYNNNNNNLIASAVVNLPRDEACFQSLQCLEGGAGGGIMNPSNSSGSSTGNSMSSAMELQSFNSTPLMEMGGAMLPWPDQLLLLPNKGAEIHIEGEPEDLKWSEYLNGTIRCLASSQQDD encoded by the exons ATGGGCAGGCACTCTTGCTGCCACAAGCAGAAGTTGAGGAGGGGGTTGTGGTCTCCCGAGGAGGACGAGAAGCTCCTCGACCACATCACCAAGTTTGGCCATGGCTGTTGGAGCTCCGTCCCCAAGGTGGCAG GTCTGCAGAGGTGCGGGAAGAGCTGCAGGTTAAGGTGGATAAACTACCTGAGGCCCGACCTCAAGAGAGGCATGTTctcggaggaagaggagaggctcATCGTCGAGCTCCATGGCATGCTGGGCAACAG ATGGTCTCAAATTGCGTCTAGATTGCCCGGCAGGacggacaacgagatcaagaACTACTGGAACTCCaacatcaagaagaagatgaagcagaACGGGATTGACCCCGACACCCACAAACCACTAAAACAGGATAACAAAGTCACTGCCACAGAACAAGGGTTCAGCAATCATCCCCTTGGCCAGCAGCCGCCGCTCTGGTTCGAGCTAATgaactacaacaacaacaacaacaacttgaTCGCTTCGGCGGTTGTGAATTTGCCTCGAGATGAAGCTTGCTTTCAGTCATTGCAGTGTCTAGAGGGAGGAGCTGGAGGTGGAATCATGAACCCAAGCAATAGCAGTGGGAGCAGTACTGGGAATAGCATGAGCAGTGCAATGGAGTTGCAGAGCTTCAACAGTACTCCTCTAATGGAGATGGGCGGCGCCATGCTTCCATGGCCAGACCAGCTGCTGCTGCTACCGAACAAAGGAGCTGAAATCCACATTGAAGGTGAGCCAGAGGATCTCAAGTGGTCAGAGTACCTGAATGGCACCATTAGATGCTTGGCTTCGAGTCAACAAGACGACTGA